One genomic region from Buteo buteo chromosome 12, bButBut1.hap1.1, whole genome shotgun sequence encodes:
- the MRPL33 gene encoding large ribosomal subunit protein bL33m isoform X2, with amino-acid sequence MFLTAAAYIPCDFRYILVRMKSAAETGYCFNIRRLRLQEKLVLLRYDPIAKQRVLFTEKRKIRSI; translated from the exons ATGTTTCTAACGGCGGCGGCTT ACATTCCTTGTGACTTTAGATACATTCTGGTGAGGATGAAAAGTGCAGCTGAGACAGGCTACTGTTTCAACATCAGGAGACTCCGACTGCAAGAAAAATTGGTCCTGCTGAGATACGATCCCATCG caAAACAACGTGTCCTCTTCAcggagaagagaaaaatccgCTCTATCTGA
- the MRPL33 gene encoding large ribosomal subunit protein bL33m isoform X1 has protein sequence MFLTAAALAKSKSKYILVRMKSAAETGYCFNIRRLRLQEKLVLLRYDPIAKQRVLFTEKRKIRSI, from the exons ATGTTTCTAACGGCGGCGGCTT TGGCCAAGAGCAAATCTAA ATACATTCTGGTGAGGATGAAAAGTGCAGCTGAGACAGGCTACTGTTTCAACATCAGGAGACTCCGACTGCAAGAAAAATTGGTCCTGCTGAGATACGATCCCATCG caAAACAACGTGTCCTCTTCAcggagaagagaaaaatccgCTCTATCTGA